A window of the Microtus pennsylvanicus isolate mMicPen1 chromosome 4, mMicPen1.hap1, whole genome shotgun sequence genome harbors these coding sequences:
- the Pdss1 gene encoding all trans-polyprenyl-diphosphate synthase PDSS1 isoform X2, with the protein MATRWWCWRRGCSWRPATGRPRPGRPGCAGPLGTRAASDTRAQMPYFSLPKTLTSAFPNVHSISQFHQRTPAVCCCSQTQSGEKYTDPFKLGWRDLKGLYEDIRKELCISTKELKDMSEYYFDGKGKAVRPIIVVLMARACNIHYNNSRDVQANQRAVALVAEMIHTASLVHDDVIDDASSRRGKHTVNKIWGEQKAVLAGDLILSAASIALARIGNTAVISILTQVIEDLVRGEFLQLGSKENENERFAHYLEKTFKKTASLIANSCKAVFPRNECYDNEAVQLARGCGQSPTVCIRE; encoded by the exons ATGGCTACGCGCTGGTGGTGCTGGCGGCGGGGCTGCTCCTGGAGGCCGGCGACCGGGAGGCCGCGGCCGGGACGCCCTGGCTGTGCGGGGCCGCTCGGGACGCGCGCCGCCTCGGACACCCGCGCGCAG ATGCCCTATTTTAGCCTACCGAAGACTTTAACATCTGCCTTCCCAAATGTGCATAGTATATCACA GTTCCATCAACGGACACCAGCAGTGTGCTGTTGTAGTCAAACACAGAGTGGTGAGAAATACACTGATCCTTTTAAACTTGGCTGGAGAGACTTGAAAGGTCTGTATGAAGACATTAGAAAG GAGCTTTGCATTTCCACCAAAGAATTGAAGGACATGTCTGAATACTACTTCGATGGCAAAGGAAAAGCTGTTAGACCGATTATCGTGGTGCTAATGGCCCGAGCATGTAATATTCATTATAATAACTCCCG AGACGTGCAAGCCAACCAGCGCGCCGTAGCCTTAGTTGCAGAAATGATCCACACTGCTAGTCTGGTTCACGATGATGTTATTGACGACGCAAGTTCTCGAAGAGGAAAACATACAGTTAATAAAATCTGGGGTGAACAAAAG gCTGTTCTTGCCGGAGATTTAATTCTTTCTGCAGCTTCCATAGCTCTGGCACGGATTGGAAACACAGCTGTTATATCTATTTTAACCCAAGTTATTGAAGATTTGGTGCGTG GTGAATTTCTTCAGCTAGGGTcgaaagaaaatgagaatgaaaGGTTTGCCCATTACCTTGAAAAGACCTTCAAGAAGACGGCCAGTCTCATAGCCAACAGTTGTAAAGCAGTAT